In Jaculus jaculus isolate mJacJac1 chromosome 11, mJacJac1.mat.Y.cur, whole genome shotgun sequence, the following proteins share a genomic window:
- the B3galnt1 gene encoding UDP-GalNAc:beta-1,3-N-acetylgalactosaminyltransferase 1, which produces MALTVLTALPNKMSLRSLKWSLLLLSLLSFLVMWYLSLPHYNVIERVNWMYFYEYEPAYRQDFRFTLQGHPNCSNQNPFLVILVTSHPSDVKARQAVRVTWGEKKSWWGYEVLTFFLLGQEAKGEEKILTLSLEDEHLLYGDIIRQDFLDTYNNLTLKTIMAFRWVTEFCPNAKYVMKTDTDVFVNTGNLVKYLLNLNHSEKFFTGYPLIDNYSYRGFYQKNHISYQEYPFKVFPPYCSGLGYIMSRDLVPKIYEIMSHVKPIKFEDVYVGICLNLLKVDIHIPEDTNLFFLYRIHLDVCQLRRVIAAHGFSSREIITFWQVMLRNTTCHY; this is translated from the coding sequence ATGGCCCTGACTGTCCTGACTGCCCTTCCCAATAAGATGTCACTGAGGTCCCTCAAAtggagcctcctgctgctgtcactgctgagTTTCCTGGTAATGTGGTACCTCAGCCTTCCCCACTACAATGTGATCGAGCGTGTGAACTGGATGTACTTTTATGAATATGAGCCAGCTTACAGACAAGACTTTCGCTTCACACTCCAAGGGCATCCAAACTGCTCTAACCAGAATCCCTTTCTGGTCATCCTGGTGACCTCACACCCCTCAGATGTGAAAGCCAGACAAGCTGTGAGAGTTACCTGGGGTGAAAAAAAATCTTGGTGGGGCTATGAAGTTCTTACATTTTTCTTATTAGGCCAAGAGGCCAAAGGGGAAGAGAAAATATTAACATTGTCCTTAGAGGATGAACACCTTCTTTATGGTGACATAATACGACAAGACTTTTTAGACACATATAATAACCTGACCTTGAAAACCATTATGGCATTCAGGTGGGTGACTGAATTCTGCCCCAATGCCAAGTATGTCATGAAGACAGACACTGATGTGTTTGTTAACACTGGCAATTTAGTGAAGTATCTTTTAAACTTAAACCACTCAGAGAAGTTTTTCACAGGTTACCCTCTAATTGATAATTATTCCTATAGAGGATTTTACCAGAAAAACCATATTTCATACCAGGAGTATCCTTTCAAGGTGTTCCCTCCCTACTGCAGTGGGTTGGGTTATATAATGTCCAGAGATTTAGTGCCGAAGATCTATGAAATAATGAGTCATGTGAAACCCATTAAGTTTGAAGATGTTTATGTTGGGATCTGCTTGAATTTGTTAAAAGTGGACATTCACATTCCAGAAGACACAAACCTTTTCTTTCTATATAGAATCCACCTGGATGTTTGTCAGCTCAGACGTGTGATTGCAGCTCATGGCTTTTCTTCCAGGGAAATCATCACATTCTGGCAAGTTATGCTAAGGAACACCACATGCCATTATTAA